The Spodoptera frugiperda isolate SF20-4 chromosome 9, AGI-APGP_CSIRO_Sfru_2.0, whole genome shotgun sequence genome contains a region encoding:
- the LOC118271259 gene encoding glucosamine-6-phosphate isomerase isoform X2, protein MRLIILEDASVVADWAARFVLQRITQFAPGPGRHFVLGLPTGGTPLGMYRRLIDFYKEGRISFKYVTTFNMDEYVGLPRDHPESYHYYMWNEFFKHVDIEPSNAHVLDGNAPDLVAECKRFEDLIAAAGGVHLFIGGIGPDGHIAFNEPGSSLVSRTRVKTLAYDTLEANKRFFGNDISKVPRQALTVGVGTVMDAKEVMILITGAHKSLALAKAVEEGVNHMWTVSAFQQHAQALFVCDEDATLELRVKTVKYFKALSEEHQRMIAGVPVHEQRVLH, encoded by the exons ATGCGTTTGATTATATTGGAAGACGCCAGCGTGGTGGCGGACTGGGCGGCGCGCTTCGTGCTGCAGCGCATCACGCAGTTCGCGCCCGGGCCCGGCCGACACTTCGTGCTGGGGCTGCCCACCGGGGGCACGCCGCTCGGCATGTACCGCCGCCTCATCGACTTCTACAAGGAGGGGCGCATCTCCTTCAAGTACGTCACCACCTTCAACATGGACGAGTACGTCG GTCTGCCGCGCGACCACCCGGAGTCGTATCACTACTACATGTGGAACGAGTTCTTCAAGCACGTGGACATCGAGCCCAGCAACGCGCACGTGCTGGACGGGAACGCGCCCGACCTCGTGGCCGAGTGCAAGCGGTTCGAGGACCTCATCGCGGCCGCCGGCGGCGTGCACCTCTTCATCGGAG GCATCGGGCCGGACGGACACATCGCGTTCAACGAGCCCGGCTCCTCGCTCGTGTCGCGGACGCGCGTCAAGACGCTGGCCTACGACACGCTCGAGGCCAACAAGCGCTTCTTCGGCAATGATATCAGCAAAGTGCCGCGCCAGGCACTCACTGTCGGCGTCGGGACTGTCATGGATGCTAAAgag GTGATGATACTGATCACGGGCGCGCACAAGTCGCTGGCGCTGGCCAAGGCGGTGGAGGAGGGCGTGAACCACATGTGGACCGTGTCGGCCTTCCAGCAGCACGCGCAGGCGCTGTTCGTGTGCGACGAGGACGCCACGCTCGAGCTGCGCGTCAAGACCGTCAAGTACTTCAAG GCGCTGAGCGAGGAGCACCAGCGGATGATCGCCGGCGTGCCCGTGCACGAGCAGCGT GTGCTGCACTGA
- the LOC118271259 gene encoding glucosamine-6-phosphate isomerase isoform X3 has translation MRLIILEDASVVADWAARFVLQRITQFAPGPGRHFVLGLPTGGTPLGMYRRLIDFYKEGRISFKYVTTFNMDEYVGLPRDHPESYHYYMWNEFFKHVDIEPSNAHVLDGNAPDLVAECKRFEDLIAAAGGVHLFIGGIGPDGHIAFNEPGSSLVSRTRVKTLAYDTLEANKRFFGNDISKVPRQALTVGVGTVMDAKEVMILITGAHKSLALAKAVEEGVNHMWTVSAFQQHAQALFVCDEDATLELRVKTVKYFKALSEEHQRMIAGVPVHEQRVLH, from the exons ATGCGTTTGATTATATTGGAAGACGCCAGCGTGGTGGCGGACTGGGCGGCGCGCTTCGTGCTGCAGCGCATCACGCAGTTCGCGCCCGGGCCCGGCCGACACTTCGTGCTGGGGCTGCCCACCGGGGGCACGCCGCTCGGCATGTACCGCCGCCTCATCGACTTCTACAAGGAGGGGCGCATCTCCTTCAAGTACGTCACCACCTTCAACATGGACGAGTACGTCG GTCTGCCGCGCGACCACCCGGAGTCGTATCACTACTACATGTGGAACGAGTTCTTCAAGCACGTGGACATCGAGCCCAGCAACGCGCACGTGCTGGACGGGAACGCGCCCGACCTCGTGGCCGAGTGCAAGCGGTTCGAGGACCTCATCGCGGCCGCCGGCGGCGTGCACCTCTTCATCGGAG GCATCGGGCCGGACGGACACATCGCGTTCAACGAGCCCGGCTCCTCGCTCGTGTCGCGGACGCGCGTCAAGACGCTGGCCTACGACACGCTCGAGGCCAACAAGCGCTTCTTCGGCAATGATATCAGCAAAGTGCCGCGCCAGGCACTCACTGTCGGCGTCGGGACTGTCATGGATGCTAAAgag GTGATGATACTGATCACGGGCGCGCACAAGTCGCTGGCGCTGGCCAAGGCGGTGGAGGAGGGCGTGAACCACATGTGGACCGTGTCGGCCTTCCAGCAGCACGCGCAGGCGCTGTTCGTGTGCGACGAGGACGCCACGCTCGAGCTGCGCGTCAAGACCGTCAAGTACTTCAAG GCGCTGAGCGAGGAGCACCAGCGGATGAT CGCCGGCGTGCCCGTGCACGAGCAGCGTGTGCTGCACTGA
- the LOC118271259 gene encoding glucosamine-6-phosphate isomerase isoform X1 has product MRLIILEDASVVADWAARFVLQRITQFAPGPGRHFVLGLPTGGTPLGMYRRLIDFYKEGRISFKYVTTFNMDEYVGLPRDHPESYHYYMWNEFFKHVDIEPSNAHVLDGNAPDLVAECKRFEDLIAAAGGVHLFIGGIGPDGHIAFNEPGSSLVSRTRVKTLAYDTLEANKRFFGNDISKVPRQALTVGVGTVMDAKEVMILITGAHKSLALAKAVEEGVNHMWTVSAFQQHAQALFVCDEDATLELRVKTVKYFKALSEEHQRMIAGVPVHEQRVLH; this is encoded by the exons ATGCGTTTGATTATATTGGAAGACGCCAGCGTGGTGGCGGACTGGGCGGCGCGCTTCGTGCTGCAGCGCATCACGCAGTTCGCGCCCGGGCCCGGCCGACACTTCGTGCTGGGGCTGCCCACCGGGGGCACGCCGCTCGGCATGTACCGCCGCCTCATCGACTTCTACAAGGAGGGGCGCATCTCCTTCAAGTACGTCACCACCTTCAACATGGACGAGTACGTCG GTCTGCCGCGCGACCACCCGGAGTCGTATCACTACTACATGTGGAACGAGTTCTTCAAGCACGTGGACATCGAGCCCAGCAACGCGCACGTGCTGGACGGGAACGCGCCCGACCTCGTGGCCGAGTGCAAGCGGTTCGAGGACCTCATCGCGGCCGCCGGCGGCGTGCACCTCTTCATCGGAG GCATCGGGCCGGACGGACACATCGCGTTCAACGAGCCCGGCTCCTCGCTCGTGTCGCGGACGCGCGTCAAGACGCTGGCCTACGACACGCTCGAGGCCAACAAGCGCTTCTTCGGCAATGATATCAGCAAAGTGCCGCGCCAGGCACTCACTGTCGGCGTCGGGACTGTCATGGATGCTAAAgag GTGATGATACTGATCACGGGCGCGCACAAGTCGCTGGCGCTGGCCAAGGCGGTGGAGGAGGGCGTGAACCACATGTGGACCGTGTCGGCCTTCCAGCAGCACGCGCAGGCGCTGTTCGTGTGCGACGAGGACGCCACGCTCGAGCTGCGCGTCAAGACCGTCAAGTACTTCAAG GCGCTGAGCGAGGAGCACCAGCGGATGATCGCCGGCGTGCCCGTGCACGAGCAGCGTGTGCTGCACTGA
- the LOC118271259 gene encoding glucosamine-6-phosphate isomerase isoform X6 — MRLIILEDASVVADWAARFVLQRITQFAPGPGRHFVLGLPTGGTPLGMYRRLIDFYKEGRISFKYVTTFNMDEYVGLPRDHPESYHYYMWNEFFKHVDIEPSNAHVLDGNAPDLVAECKRFEDLIAAAGGVHLFIGGIGPDGHIAFNEPGSSLVSRTRVKTLAYDTLEANKRFFGNDISKVPRQALTVGVGTVMDAKEVMILITGAHKSLALAKAVEEGVNHMWTVSAFQQHAQALFVCDEDATLELRVKTVKYFKSLMVEHNKLLEILAR; from the exons ATGCGTTTGATTATATTGGAAGACGCCAGCGTGGTGGCGGACTGGGCGGCGCGCTTCGTGCTGCAGCGCATCACGCAGTTCGCGCCCGGGCCCGGCCGACACTTCGTGCTGGGGCTGCCCACCGGGGGCACGCCGCTCGGCATGTACCGCCGCCTCATCGACTTCTACAAGGAGGGGCGCATCTCCTTCAAGTACGTCACCACCTTCAACATGGACGAGTACGTCG GTCTGCCGCGCGACCACCCGGAGTCGTATCACTACTACATGTGGAACGAGTTCTTCAAGCACGTGGACATCGAGCCCAGCAACGCGCACGTGCTGGACGGGAACGCGCCCGACCTCGTGGCCGAGTGCAAGCGGTTCGAGGACCTCATCGCGGCCGCCGGCGGCGTGCACCTCTTCATCGGAG GCATCGGGCCGGACGGACACATCGCGTTCAACGAGCCCGGCTCCTCGCTCGTGTCGCGGACGCGCGTCAAGACGCTGGCCTACGACACGCTCGAGGCCAACAAGCGCTTCTTCGGCAATGATATCAGCAAAGTGCCGCGCCAGGCACTCACTGTCGGCGTCGGGACTGTCATGGATGCTAAAgag GTGATGATACTGATCACGGGCGCGCACAAGTCGCTGGCGCTGGCCAAGGCGGTGGAGGAGGGCGTGAACCACATGTGGACCGTGTCGGCCTTCCAGCAGCACGCGCAGGCGCTGTTCGTGTGCGACGAGGACGCCACGCTCGAGCTGCGCGTCAAGACCGTCAAGTACTTCAAG AGCCTCATGGTGGAGCACAACAAGCTGCTCGAGATCCTCGCGCGGTGA